The nucleotide window AAGTCTGATAATTGAGTACTTAAAattactgtttaaaaaaaaaaatttgatgttagTTGTTAATCTAAGGCTATTACTTTatgcaaattttattattatttattattcataattACTTAATATTGTTTAATACTGGTAAACATGACACGTGATGGGATGATGATAGCTATTAGATATGCATCCAATAGCAATGTGGGAAATGATCCATGGACACAGTTTTTTTTCTATAGTAGTTTCAACACAATCAAGACGTGGGTTATTTTTATCCGTTGAATTgtctaaaaaataacaattttttaatgtaattaatctttatattatataataaataaaaaataaaatttataaactcattACTAAAAACAGTCATCATTGTAGTTATTTTAATAAacttatttcataaaattttataaaaaattagttattatttttttttaaattacccctaatttattccgagtaattttgaaaaaaaaactaaatattttttaatattagaaaattacAGATAAAAAAGAGTATGAAATGAATttgtaacaaataaaaaagaacggagggagaGAGAACATGAAATCGAGTTCactggattattattattattattattattattataagatgGTTTTtcctcttatatatattattaaaaaaaaattaaaaaaaaagggaaaaaatggAGGAGCTTCCCTGCCATCTCGTCGTTGACATCCTGAGCCGGCTCTCCGATTCCACCGACCTTGCTCGCTGCCGCCTCGCTTGCTCGACCCTCCGATCGCTATCCTACGCCGTCACCGCCGTCCACGTCACCTGCTCACCGGACCGATTCCTCCGATCCCGTGATCCAGCCACAGCCGAAGATCTCGTCCCTTTCAAATCCCTCGTCGCAAACCTCGCTTgcctcctctcctcctccttcctctCCCTCTGCCTCTCCGTCCACCACCCTCCGTCCGCCACTGGCGAGGAGGATCCCGACGAGTCAGACGACCTCCACCTCACCGCCGTTGACTTCCTCTCCCAATGGCTCCCCATCCTTTCCCCTCGCCTTACCTCGCTTTCTATCTCAGATTATTGGATCCAGTCCTGCTGGCGGAGGTCTCTTGCCCTCTGCTTCATCTCTGATCACTGTGAGATTTCTATCCTTGAATTCtctgtttttcattttgtttaccTTTTGAATTGTGCTTTTAGATTGGTTCATCTTCTTTAAATGGATTCAGCTGAAAATAATTCGTGTTAATTCTCTTGAATTCTGttgaaaaatgtaattttttttaattggatgtGAAATTATCCCGGAAACCGTGCATATTGTTCATTGTTATGGACCTCCAAGGATTTGATTTTCTTGGGAAGCATTTGGAATATCTCTTAGCTTTTGATGAGATTGCTGTTTTTGTGATAATTCTGGCGTTCATTTGATTAGAATGCTCAATCTTGAGGATTAGTAGTTCTCATTGGATCACTCTCTTGATTGGATATATGTTCTGGCTGGAATTAGGGTTTGCACTTGAGATTTTGCACTCTATTTGTTCTTTAGCATTCAGTTTGGGTGTTTAGATGGAGGAAAACATAGAGGAAAGCAAGAAAATAACAGAAAACTCAATGAATACAGCACTCTTTCATCTGCAAATCTACTGTCAGTATGTTACACTTTACCttcacatttctttttttccattgttttttAGTAATTTGAATTCATCCTTCAACTTTGTAGTGAATTAGTATTTAAACAAACATTActcttttatgttttgttttttcgcTGGATATAATAGTTTGGCACAGTTGTTTGATTACACATTCAGCAAATTAACCATTGCATTTCGTCGGAAATGTTGCTAAACCAGTGGTTGATTGAATGACCATTATATTCTAGCAAGTCTAAAGAACTCGAACATGAAAATAGTTAATATTACTTTTGATAAGGTACTCTTTTGAGGTAAAAATTTTGCGGCTGCAGGTGACAACCTTCGATCTTTAGAGTTGAAAAATGCTTGGTTATCAGTAGAGCGTATGAAGCCAATGCTGAAATTGACAGCTCTGGCTCTGGAATTCATTAGACTTGAAGATGAGAACTTGGATAAGTTGAATGCAGCCTTTCCTTCTCTCCAGGTTCTGAAGCTAATTAAAGTTGGAGGTCTTAAATATCCAAAGATTCACCTCCCACACTTAAGGGTCTGTCATTGGACGGTATCCAATTACCCGTATTCTTTGACCATCGATGCACCCGAACTCATTGAGCTGAACTTGACATGTGTCGAGCCTAGGTCTGTTGTTCTTAAAACACCTTCACTTCTGAAACTCAATTTGGAGATAAATAAGCCGAGCGGAATCTTTCAATTGGAAGGGCTCCTTAATCTCGAGTCTCTTAAGATGGTGGCTTCGGATGTGCAATGTCTCATCAAGCTGTTTAAAGGTTGCAAGGCAGTCAGGAAGCTGGAACTCGATGCACCCGAATATTCAGACAAATGTACTACCGGAACTTTTACCTTCGAGGACCTTCTGATCTCCTTCCCCGGCATGAATGATCTTAAATTGGGACCGCGCATAATAAACAACTGTTTCGAGCCCCGATGCCTTCAGATGCCAGTTGAATGGCAGAAACTGAAGTATTTGGAGGTGCATCTGCCACcttttgatttggattttaGTTTTGTGGTTTGCATTCTTAATTTCTGTCTCCCAAACTGCCTGGTAACAATCCTGTTCCATGCTGATGTCTCAACAATTGACAGAAACCAGTTTGTTTCCAAGTGTAGCAGCAGTTTTGCAAGGATAAGGTGGAAATGGGGAATGTGGAAATAGTCCTCTAAAAATGCAGCTGCTTAATTTGCTTTGTAGTCCAAAATTTTGGACTTTGTGAAATAACATAAtgcttgtagaatgctttctgGTGAATTATTCattgtatttttgaattgcTGGCCAGAGTTTTCAAATTCATGAAGTAGCTGGTTATGGCTTTTATCCTcattaaattgtgatttgtgatTAGTATATATACTTTGCAGGGAAGTAATATATACAAAACtgtatcttaaaaaaaatacaatgattATTATCCATACCatgtttgttgttgattttccgGTTTTCAAGGTATCAGTTTCCTAGGGTGAGGTGCCAGgagtcataaaaaaatatttttttttttttagtgtttttaacttataaaattcaaacttcttgGGTAAGGTAAACCATCTAAACcttgaaattataatatatttgtatttaacaaaatatcatGCTCTTagtaaaaatcaagaaataataataatattttagaaataataaattacttTCTCCGGTCCTTTTTAATTGtccattttaaataattcacatgaattaaaaaaaatagttaaattttattggtaatctaaaatttataaaaattatattgatattttaaaattattcttatttaaaatatgatttaataaaatatatagttgaatataatttattaaaaattgtataattacattaaaaaaattagataaaaagcaaaaaaatataaaataaaacctcTAAAATGAGATAGGTAAAAAGGACCGAGGAAGTAATATATAAACCAAATttgcttattttaatttttttttaaagttaccATGTGagtaattaatcaattataggAATATAGAAataactatgtttttttaaggaacagataataaaaaataaaaataattgggaGTTCTTCACAAGATCAGCCAATCAAAATATGCCAGCTCGGATTGGTGACGTGGAGAAAACTCACACAGGGTTTATTAAAGACTTCGCGGAAATCATGGTTTCCATcggagaagacgaagaagaagaagatcgaGAGGAAGCCATGGCGCGGCTCGTCTTCGGTCTCTCCCTtgctctccttcttctcttcttctcatgCTCTCCTCTTGCCTTTGCTTCTCCGAAGAAGCCTGTTTCAGTGGCCCGTCGAGAGGACATACCCTTCATCAAGTGCCAGGTCTGTGAGAAGATCGCCAGAGAGATTCACAACCTTGTCCAGAAGAAGGAGGCACTGGTTTCGCCTAAAAaggtgtgattttttttttttattctttatggCTACTTtgatttctctttgtttttgggTTCGTTTTGGATTGGATTTGATTGGATCTGATGGGCTGGTTGTGGTTTTGGGATTTGGATTTAGGTTTCGGAGTTTCAGATCATTGAGATTGCGGAGAATGTGTGTAATTTGAAGAAGGAGGAGGCGGATTGGATCCTCCGGATTGATGTTGTTGAGAAAGGAGACAAATTGGAGGTATAGAACTgtgttcctttttcttttaaatttctttcttagattcatttaaatttatcattttagcATGAAGTAGTTTGGGAGctgtattttcttttgtgaaatGCATTCTATAAATTCAAACTTTGTTTTGATGAATTTCAAGGTGCAACATGGTTCCAACATTAATAAGTATCATTTGAACTTGTTATcaaagatgttttttttttcttttagtagaAACCATTTATTTCAATCCTAgctattttagatttttcttcttcttgttttttttttccctaagaATTCCGTGCTTGTTTTGCTGTTGTGGCATCTGTGTGATCAGGGTGGGATGGAATTGGTATTTGTTCTGTAACCTTCTTAGCCCTAATTGTATGCAGTTCTTATTTAGAAACTACATTGTTTGAAAATATGATCTTTGGTGCTTATCTTATTAGAgcattatatagttttatatctGATGGATGATTCCTTGACCGGTTTGTATCATTGCTAATGTTTTGCTTCTCTTTTCCAGCTTGTTGATCAAGGCACTGAAGGACAGTGTAATTCAGAATGTAAGACCATTGAGCGAGCTTGTCAGGAGGTGGATATAATCTTCTCATTATTTTGCATTGTGATTCAATctgttgtttcttctttttccttattgcATTTAAAGAAAGAAACTGCATGATTATGACAAAATGTGTTTGCCTTTATTGCGGTGATAATTTAAATGGGAAAATTGTATAGCATCTGAGATTACCATTTTAACATAAGAGTTGATTCTGCACGGAGTAGGCAATGCTAACTCTAtattttaccaaaaataatGCCATTgcacttgttcttcttctctattcAAAGGTTTTAAGGATTGGAAAAGAATACATtcaatgacaaaaattttagtGGTTGCCTCATGATTGTTTTCACAAAGGTTGACGCCAGGGGGTGTCAAAATCACATGCATAATTAACCATTTTGGTTTTTGATGTGTATGTTCTCTAGTCCTTTGATGCTGGCATAAATTGCCTGTTGTGGGTGTAGTTGGCCAACATTTACTGGCCCATTCATGGTGGATTTCTGTTTAGGATGGGCGAGgtgaaaattttattcatgggatttgatgttgatttaggCATTAAAATATCCGGGGCCATTCCCTAAAATGAAATTATTCGTAAGCACGCGAAGTTGTTATAATTAGATAGCCTGCTATGTATCAAATCTTCAGGGAAACATATTATTCCATTTGTCTGTGTTTCTTAACCTCCATCTATTCTATTGCAGGtcatggggtactcagatactGATGTTGCTGAGTATTTGTATAAAAGCAAGCCTTCAGTTGATGCCTTGATAGATTTTCTCTGCAATGACCTTTCTAAAGCATGCTCTGTCAAGCCACCTCCAGTTCCAAAGGTAATTGTattcatatataattgaaattctTATTCAAAGAGAATATTCCATTGCTTTGCATTTAAAAACATTGGAATCCTGATTAATATgttattaaaatacaaatttgtGAATTGCATGCAGGATAGAGTTCCTGGTGAGCCTTTTGTTGCCAAGTCATCGAAAGAGGCTGAAATGGAAAAAATCTTGAAATCAATGGAGGTACACTTTGCTTAATATGGTAACAAACAATATTAGTTTTCTTGATTCTATATGTAAACTGTCTATAATCTCTCAGGGCATGCCCGGGGCACCAAATATGAAAATGTACTCCAGGGAAGACTTGATGAACATGAACAATTTTGGCGGTGAAGATGACgatgaagacgatgaagacgatgaggatgaagatgacaAATTTCCGGCCAATCTGGTAACATATTTAACTTGTTTTCATCAAGTGATTTCAAATcagatattctttgtattttctttgaaCTTACGGACTCGTTTTCCTTCAGGGGAAAATTCTGAAGGAGAAAGACAATCATAAGAAAGATTTCAAGCAGACAATTCTGCAAGGCATTtcagaaacaaaaacaatgataaagaGTCACATAAACAAAGTATCAGGGAAGGTAAAGAATTGGCTGTGGAGTAAGAAAGTGGCTCAGAAGACTTCAAAGGCAGGCAAAGCTGAGCTTTAGGACTGAACAACAACTTCATTATGGAAATCACAAACCTTGTTTGCAGACTAAAATTAGTGTACCAACTCaagtccctctttttttttgttccctTGAAAATTTGAGTGTAGGTCTTGTACACTAATTTCTGATGCATTGATACGCATAGCTTTACATTCTCTTTGGATAATATTTGTAACTAAATAGTTTTGAGACTCAATTTTAGTGCGGCAAATTAATTCTATGATTTGAGCGCTTTTAGTTATACACTTTATCATTGCCCTGTCCTCAAAGCACACTTAACTGGGTATGCAAAAGGTGATGTGCATCTGTTTTTTAGGTgcattgttttttataaaattgtctgataatttaatgaaaaattaaaatagttctataataataaatttcagccggtctaaatataggaaaaaaaaaggctaaACCCCTAGAATGAATGATTGTTGAGATCCTCATGTAAAACTTCATGTTGCTTTTATAATGTCCTATAAAaacatttcaatttgtttttatgtttctaCGGTGAAATCAACTTAAAAATCTTACAATGTAAAGttgggtttttaatttttataataaaatcttTAGTTGATTTCTTATCATCAGGACTAGACCTTTTCATAGGCTGGGCCGGGTTCGTGCCAAGCTCGGtccataattatttaaattcaagTTCGTGCAAACTCGGCTTTAGCCCAAGAATATGAGCCTTAACTTTTACCAAAATTTGTCCAAATTTAATGACCATTAACCAGGCATGCTCAAGCCTGCCCAAAtagatttttcatcaaataataaataaattataaaaaaattaacaataatattaatctgtgaatataatcaaatattattctacaaaacacttcaaaattaaaataccaaatacacATCTTTATTCAATCACAACCACTAATATTCATACCATTATAATCAataacaatcaacaataaatatatattatataaatgtatataaaattaattaataaatgctCAATGACAATtaaaaccattatatatatatatataactaattaataaatatattttataatttagacCGGGCTaagttcttaacaataaatatgTATTAAACATGTCCAAAGATTGGGCTACCAACCCAAGCCCAAAGATCCGTAGggcttggacaaatatataaaaccCGATGACCGGGTcttgaacaaaataaaaagtctGTTTTAAAAACGGGCTGGATTTGGTAATTTGCAAGGGTAAAACAGCAATTACCCATTTTTTTTGTAGGGGAATACAAGCACAAAACCTCATAAAAATCATGACTAGAACTAAACAAtgatcatataataaaaaattaaagacatttGTGTTTACAATCTCAACAATAAGCTTGAGATGAGAGCCACCTTACACAACTTGAACAGTTGCTTAAATTGCCAAAAgatgacattatgaaaaaagagATGTCCATGTTTCCTGTAAAACTAACAATGCACTGAGCTCAATTGCTATCAAGATTTAGTTTGTTCTCTGATTTATTTCTGATAAAATTGGAATCTAAAGGCCACTGAGCACCTGCCATTACAGCTTCAATCTCCCATGTCTCTCTAGGGCAGTTTGTAAGATTCTTACAACCAGTAGAGGTAACATACTGCAAAATAAAAGTCAAATCCGAGTTCAGAAATATcgaaacaaaacacaaacaactCTCAGTACGTGGTTACGTATTTCATGAAAGCTCAAAGCCGAACTCTCAGGGTGCTTAGATTAGGGCATACCACATCGCTTTCGATTCGAACACCGCCAAAGTCCTTGTATTTATCTAGTTCCTTGCGGTTGAAAAAGTCCGATGTCTCGGGAGCTTGTAAAGCAGGAATCAGCAGAGCATCTATGAAGTAGCACCCTGGTTCGACGGTTATCAcctgagaaaaaataaaataaaagttatcaATCAATATTTAAGATCTGAAAGTTTACGCTAATTAATGGCATGAGTAAATAAATCACTACAAACCATGCCCTCTTTCAATTCTCTAGCTGTTCGCAAAGACTTTAATCCTGGTTCTTTAGGTCTCTCAATCCCCTACAAGTTTGACAAATTATGATATGCTCAAGAACAGTACCAAAGCaaagaaaatattcaaaagaataattaatatttcgAAAACCTTAGGATAGCCTCCTGGATCATGTGTGTCAATTCCAAGGAGGTGTCCTAGACCATGCGGCATAAAAATAGCACCTAATCTTTTGGCCATCATATCATCAATATTGCTGAAATATGGTAAAAAAAAcagataaatcaataaaacttgtCATAGTCTTCTGATAGATAAATTAGGAAGTTCTCAAGGACAACATACCCAACTAAAATGCTCCCTTTTTGCAATGATTCAAGGATGATCTTCTCTGCCAATCTGCAAGGATATAACCCATAAGGCCTTGTATATGATATATCACATCACAAAATATGAAGACATCCATAGAATGAAATTACGCGCATAGtttaaaacaagaaatagaCACAAGATGACTACAAATTGCGTACACAATCTAAACATAACCTGACTAGAAACCCACTTGTGCATGTCAACCCAACCAACTCCGGGCTTCATCTCAGATAAAACGGCATTATGAGCTTTGAGGACAGCCTGtgcaataaataaatgaatttatcATTAGATGAGCTTAGGTCTAAAAACTATCGACAGCAATAAGTGGCGATAACATCAAGCTCCATGCTTATTTCTATCCCATGAATGCAAATAACTCCTAAGGAAGCATAGAGGAAATTATTTTACTCACATTATATATAATAGCTTGATCCTTTGTGAATCTACCATTGACCTGCATTATGACAAAAATAGGCATCTTCCAGGTAAGAAATTTGTGTTTGTCTTCATAGAATATAATAGTTATTACAATGTAGGAGAAGCTTAGAAATGTGCTCACAATGGAGTTCCTATCACCATTTTGACATCAATACTCTAATACCAAAAATTTTCCAGACTATATAGGATTACGTGCGGTATTAGCATTTGCATGGCAGTCCatgattatttctttatttggcACCATTATTATACTAAAATCTTCTGCTTATATTGTTTGTCATACAAAACATTACAAATGCCTGAAACAATTCAATTGTGAAGAGAGCAAGCTAGGTAAATGAGCCTGATCTAGCCATGTATATGTCTAGTATCCAAACCATGTTGCAGCAATCTTAACTCATTTATCATCCACCTTTTTTCTTCCAGAACTTTGGCATTGTTCACACTCGTAAAAGAAACTAGTATAACTATGTCACAGGAATTTCTCCACTGACTCTCcagtttaaaatattatttcaattaatgtATCATAGATCATGCAGGCACTACATGgtgacaactaaaaacaatGTGTTCCCCTTTGAACTGGTTCCTTAAGAATAGATTTTCAGTGAGTGGAAAAATATCTGATTTCGGTTGTgtcaaaaaattttttttgatgaGAACCACAAGTTACAAACAAAGCCACAATACAGATCGAAATAAAGAGGTTTACTTGGAGTAAATTGATGCAACAATTGAAAATGCCACCAAAATCAAAATCTACTCCAAATGAGAAACTGATTAGTCACTTTTTAAGCAACATGCAAATCATTGGAGATATCATACAATAATGAATACCCAGTTACTCACAGGAAATGAGCATGTTATATCAGATccataaaaatgatattcagCCCCCATGTCAAATAGTGCCATGTCTCCATCCTTTAGAGTCTGCACAGAAAACATTCAAAACAAACCTACAGTTATTTAAATAGTGTCGACTTCTCTGCTGAGTgaacagaaataaaaggaaaatgtGAGCAAGAATGCTCATGACAAAAATCAGAATGAAGAAGTAAATGTTAAAGTTAATAAACAAAAGCCATGTTTTTCAGTAACTGGGACAACTTTTGGAGTTCAGTTGCAACAGTTCTTGTACATGTGAATCAACAATTTGAGTTACCTTTAACaggtaaattaaataaaagcaaGGTAAGTTGATTGACATTGACTAACACCACTACTAGTGTAGTAGCAAAGTAGTGGCAAATAATTCCCAAAACAATGGAATCAACTAgattaaactataattttttaatagggAAAAGATGCGAATGCAAGTCTAAAAGCATACTCTGTCATTGGGTGCAGCAGCATGGCCATAATGAAGAACAGAACTGCAACAGGAAAAAAATATCAGTTGCAAACTGGTAATAGAATAGAGTGTATTGaaccaaaaaaatttgttgGCGTGAAAATTGAAGCAATAAcctacatatattttatttcacacCATTGTGAATTTAGACTAGAAATTAAAACCTAACATAATATAATCTTAGACACGcaaaatcaataaatgaaaagggGTTCACAAATGAACAAGCCAGCTTGCAAGCTCCTCAAGTTCGCCTCAAATTAAGCTTGAATCCAGTTCATTCAGGTTCAGTTTcatttatcataaatttgatttatattaacatatttttattataaaattattagttattatttttatgtagaGACAAGTGCCTTTTGGTTGACTCTAACTTAACCAGTTTACTTTTATAGTGAATTTCCACACTGTAAAAATAAAGTTTGCCCCACTTTTAAATGAATTGAACTTGATCCAGCCCTTGTTAGTTCAAGCTCTGCTAGTTTGAATAGGGCATAATGCTTTACAAGTATAAACAAATATGTTATTCATCTAGGCTTGTATCATACTTGTcgaatattaattttttgaaataattattttctcacACTAACACAGGAAAGGCAATAACCAGCCAACGCAGCAAACAACAATTTTTACAGAACTCTCCATCTTGGACTAAATAAACAACCTTCATCCACACATTTGAGCTCAATTAAATAGAAGCTTCAAACCAGAACTTATAAGGAATCtgataaacaaacaaaacaaacatgacTTGTTTAGTGTCAAAAATAATATCAACCTGTGAGGACAAtcagaaaaacacaacaaagaaaatattgaattcTTGACATAGTAAACATGAACCAGGTAAGGTGGTATGACTCACACTGCCACAATCAGGGTGTAACATCTCTCAAAAGGATTAAATgaccaacaacaagaagaaataaaaatttaaaaaatccatGTATTGTAGGTTGTGATAAGTTAAGTGCTATGCTAACCAAGAAAATTCTCACCTATTTTCTCCTGTAGCGCATATGCATGTATATGAGCAATGCCTGCAGCCACCATACATGTAAATGTGATGAAGAAAAGTGCTTTCCAACTGATATTCTTTCATACCAGCTCTAGTTTGTCTCATAACCTATTCCAAGGACTGTGCTAGGTTAGAACAGTCAcatgaaaagataaaataattactTGTATCAGAAGAACAGAATTCAGAACTGTATGAAAGACAGTTGATCAAAAAGCACAAAAAGAATTCTCCTGCTTAGAAGAAAACAGAGTTTACATCAGTAAAAGCAATCAGAAAAGATGAACACAAAATCCATAACGCAAAAGCAATCcaattaaaattcatatattcatGATGGGCAAAAATCAACACTTGCATTACAAGCACAACAGGAGCCAAATAGATGTGTTACATAACATAAAAAAGATTGTAACTTGAACAGAATAAACTATTGCCAGGCCTATACTATGCCCAAGAAAGCAATAGACTTCCCTTCATGTCATTCAATATTATCACCAACTATTCTTAAGATTTTTTATTAGCTCTTTCTACAAAACATCCACTGCCCTAAATTTCGCTTTTATTCATGACAACCGCAAGGAAGATTCCATTTGTTCTTTCTTCAATTGAAGAATCATCGGACAAATAGCAGAACTCAATATTTAACacatttaaaagataaaattaacaGATACAATTGCATTACAACATAAAAACCCAATGAGTGAAAAAACATACAACATTTTCAATAAACCAGAAACCCACCAAGAGAGGCATGAGGTTATATCCCACAGATGGCTACACTTGTGAGATTGTGAAATAGTccatacaaaaatgaaaaatgaggcAGAGAATCTTTAGAGCTACTATATTACCTCGATATGGGCTTCTGAGCTCACATCATTGGCATATTGGATTAAAGCAAGTTCCAGCTCGGACTTAAATACACGACATTCAGTCAAAATAGGATGAAGGGTGCTCAAATCCGTGTCAAATTTCTCCATCTCCTGCAGCATActccaaatttaaaaattaatactgCATGGTAGATATTTGTctaatagaaatcatgaatgcACTCTCCAGTAACAAAGAACTTTGGATAATAGGCAATCACTATATTTTACAAGATTATAATTCTCTCAAGAAACCTATTCATAGCGAACTTctgtaatatttttatacatagAACTGAGTCCAGTACCAATCTGCAGacagaaaatgagaaaaatcgAGATAAAGAGATTGGTGAGAATGGTGGTTAAACTAGCAAGGGATAAAAGGAATGGTAACCAAAGGAAAAAATACCAAACTTAAAATAGTAAAACTTCACAGTAATATTTTAtgcatttcattgctttatgttgcaataataaatatagacaTCCATAACTCATTTTAGCTATCAAAATGTATTTTATAACTGATACACTTGAGATCCTGAACCATTTAGAATTTGAtgtctaaaattaaaatattttcctCTATCAATATTTCAGCAGTATTTCCCGACATAACATTTTGAAGAGTGCTTGGAGATATCAAAACATATTTGATAACTGCAAGATAACACAAAAACATGGAACAAGTACAAAAAATTTCACATGAGCCCTGTGAATGAGCAACTAGAATCATAACTGACTTTGACAAAATATTAGGAGTTGCTTGCCTTCAACCACTTCAGTTTCTCTTATTTGAGAAgttatatataaacacacacacactaaaGCAT belongs to Dioscorea cayenensis subsp. rotundata cultivar TDr96_F1 chromosome 17, TDr96_F1_v2_PseudoChromosome.rev07_lg8_w22 25.fasta, whole genome shotgun sequence and includes:
- the LOC120279943 gene encoding F-box/LRR-repeat protein At4g29420, whose product is MEELPCHLVVDILSRLSDSTDLARCRLACSTLRSLSYAVTAVHVTCSPDRFLRSRDPATAEDLVPFKSLVANLACLLSSSFLSLCLSVHHPPSATGEEDPDESDDLHLTAVDFLSQWLPILSPRLTSLSISDYWIQSCWRRSLALCFISDHCDNLRSLELKNAWLSVERMKPMLKLTALALEFIRLEDENLDKLNAAFPSLQVLKLIKVGGLKYPKIHLPHLRVCHWTVSNYPYSLTIDAPELIELNLTCVEPRSVVLKTPSLLKLNLEINKPSGIFQLEGLLNLESLKMVASDVQCLIKLFKGCKAVRKLELDAPEYSDKCTTGTFTFEDLLISFPGMNDLKLGPRIINNCFEPRCLQMPVEWQKLKYLEVHLPPFDLDFSFVVCILNFCLPNCLVTILFHADVSTIDRNQFVSKCSSSFARIRWKWGMWK
- the LOC120280369 gene encoding nucleophosmin; amino-acid sequence: MARLVFGLSLALLLLFFSCSPLAFASPKKPVSVARREDIPFIKCQVCEKIAREIHNLVQKKEALVSPKKVSEFQIIEIAENVCNLKKEEADWILRIDVVEKGDKLELVDQGTEGQCNSECKTIERACQEVMGYSDTDVAEYLYKSKPSVDALIDFLCNDLSKACSVKPPPVPKDRVPGEPFVAKSSKEAEMEKILKSMEGMPGAPNMKMYSREDLMNMNNFGGEDDDEDDEDDEDEDDKFPANLGKILKEKDNHKKDFKQTILQGISETKTMIKSHINKVSGKVKNWLWSKKVAQKTSKAGKAEL
- the LOC120280368 gene encoding xaa-Pro dipeptidase, with protein sequence MAPSSGPSARSPPSIPMELYAQNRDKLVQALRESLAASSRPIRGFVLLQGGEEQTRYCTDHIELFRQESYFSYLFGVREPGFYGAIDIASGQSLLFAPRLSPDYAVWLGEIKPLVYFKERYMVSKVFYVDEIVQVLTDQYGESEKPLLFLLYGLNTDSNNFSKPAVLEEMEKFDTDLSTLHPILTECRVFKSELELALIQYANDVSSEAHIEVMRQTRAGMKEYQLESTFLHHIYMYGGCRHCSYTCICATGENSSVLHYGHAAAPNDRTLKDGDMALFDMGAEYHFYGSDITCSFPVNGRFTKDQAIIYNAVLKAHNAVLSEMKPGVGWVDMHKLAEKIILESLQKGSILVGNIDDMMAKRLGAIFMPHGLGHLLGIDTHDPGGYPKGIERPKEPGLKSLRTARELKEGMVITVEPGCYFIDALLIPALQAPETSDFFNRKELDKYKDFGGVRIESDVYVTSTGCKNLTNCPRETWEIEAVMAGAQWPLDSNFIRNKSENKLNLDSN